The segment tgatctcTTCACTGtccactcttcttcttcatctgctTCATGTTTGCTTGTAAATGAGACTCAGCTCCTCATTAATTTAGTCACATCCTTTTCTATAAAAAGAGTTTCTTTCGTACATACCATGCCATGGTCCTGCAGCACTGATCATGACACACAACTTGGCGGCACGGAACTGTACTTATTCTCACGCACCTCATCATAACTactatttgaagaaaaaaaggtgaaggaagagtaaaaaacaCCTCGCCAAACTAGATATCTCACGGTCATTGATTTCCTCatgacttttttatttttatttttattttcaaaaagttactaataatcaaagaaattcaCTTCTGTACTTATGTATAACGGATCAAGATTATTACTGCCAAACTTTTTATCTGAAATTATTGAAACACAGCTGTGGATTTGTACGGAGAGACCCTACAGAGATCAGCAAGATAAAAAGAATGGTAAAACAAATTAAGGTACGTAATCCTCCATATTATCCATTTAATGCTCCAACTCTGCAGCTTATCACTCCACTCCATCCAACAATATAAAAAGAGCACAAAGACTATAGCCATCACACACCACCTATCCCTTTAATTTGTTCTTTCAAATtcaaacttttgttttttttccttatctgAAATATACAACATGTTTGGATCAGGGAGGTTCCTAAGGACATTCCTCAGGAAGTGGAGAAAGCTTAACACAGAGTTGTTAAGCTCTGCAAAAACCAATGAGTATTGCCGGTGGGTTATCCTGAGCCGCAGTACTGCAGAAGATGAGGCCATCCCAAGGGATGTCCCCAAAGGCCATATGGTTGTTTACGTGGGGGAAGCTCGCAAGAGGTTTGTAATCAGAGTCTCATTTCTTGAACATCCATTGTTCAGGGCATTGCTTGATGAAGCTCAAGAGGAGTATGACTTTAACTGTGATTCCAAGCTGTGCATTCCATGTGATGAAAACAGCTTTCTTGGTGTTCTTCGCTTCGTTAGATCTCAGCAAGATACAAAACTCTGCCTCTGCTTCTAAGAAGCGCCATCTTTTTGTACTGCATGGCCTACTACTAGCTAGAGATAAGGCAAAAACCATGtaaaaacacaagaaccaaaatcTATTTGGCATGAACtattctcatgttttttaaacTGATGAATGATGATTTGTAGCTGTGGTTGTAGCCCATAGGATCTATCTTTGTATTAGTTAGAATGCATCCTCTGCTGTCAGCTCCGCGGCcattaattttagttatttttcaaGAAACAGACCTTCTGTCTTTATTGCTAGTCTCTGGTTTGAAGATAGACAGTGTGCATGATGAGTTTATTGAgttgtagatatatatatttatatatcttaatttGAACACATCACATGGGATTAACTCTTCCcatgtatatatgcacatataaaTATTGCTAGCTGTTGTTTGAGCTCTGAATTTCTCTGATTGAATTAATCTTTCTTGTAGCTAATTTTGCACCTGTAATTAAGATAGATGTTGCAATCTCTaagatcgagagagagagagagagagagagagagagagagagagagagagagagagaggcttcCACACAAATGGGGGGCACTGAAGAAATATATCTATTGATGTGAGGGAGATAATGATATCATGCATGTGTTCCGGGAACCTCCGAGTCCTCCCTGATTCACCCTGTCCAGGTTCCGACCAAGTACTGCCTGTACTACCTGTAGCGTTTGTTTAAGAAGTGGTTTTATTTGTGctgaaaatttttttgatgatatTACCAATTAGACTCCACCTGTAAGTTTTCCTGACTTCAAATTCATGGTCAACCAAATACCACACACCAGATCAgccagctttttttttttgagaaaaagagcaaaaagctacaaaaaaacagaagaaaacacCACAAAATGATCAGAAGAAGAGGCTGTGACTGGCACAAATCTCATCAAGCCAGTAAGGTCGGTCAAGGCCTCTGAAAAACAGAGATAAAGAAGGATGGAGAAGCCCAAATGCTGCCAGTTCATCAGCAATAGAGTTCTTTTCCCTTGGAATCGAAGAGATGGAGATGTCAGGGAAGTCCTTCATTTGTTGCTTCAGTTTGTTGAGCTGATTGCTAGCACGCCAGGAAATGCAGGGGGTGAAAGTGTTTGCTTAGTCGCTCGACCCTGGGCAATCACGACGAGATGATCGTAGGTTGCCAGTTGAAATCTTTACAATGTTGAAGAGCCAGGCAAATAGCATCAATCTCAGCATCAAAAGGTGTGGAATGGCTTGTGCCGAAGCACACCAAGCAAAACCAGGCCGGGGTTAGCAACAATGATGAAACCAAGGCCAGCACACTTAGAGGCCGAGCTCCAAGAGGCATCGGCATAGAtaaatatggatttgggagagaGAGAAGGCCCGAAAAACTCCACGATGTTGTTGTCCCTCAAGAAAGCTGCTACGATGGTTAATAGCCCTTGCGGAATAGAAACCGATTAAGTTTggctttttgaaaaaaatatgattgcaTCTCTTTCCAAATGATCCAAGCCATTGTGGCAATCAAAGCTTTAACCTGATCACAATCCCTTCTATTCCTGCCATAATACTCCAGCCAACGGCCAGAACATAAGTAATTTAAATCCAAAGGGTCTCTGTTCATCCTGATGAGAATTGGGGTCCAGCAGTGCTGAACTTTTGAACACAACCAAATGAGATGGGAAGCAGATTCATCATATAATCCACAGAAGGGACAGCTAACAAAAGGTCCAATGTTAAGATTGTAAAGATAGGCACCCGTCGTTAGTTTATCATGAGCTAGTTTCCAAATGAAAGTTTTAATACGGGGGACAACAGATAATTTCCAAATAAGATCCCACCCCATCCAATTTTCAGATTCAGCACAAGATGAATTGATATGGGTGTAGACA is part of the Dioscorea cayenensis subsp. rotundata cultivar TDr96_F1 chromosome 22, TDr96_F1_v2_PseudoChromosome.rev07_lg8_w22 25.fasta, whole genome shotgun sequence genome and harbors:
- the LOC120252689 gene encoding uncharacterized protein LOC120252689: MIKNQSQPGSYKFSSQLLACKQRKIQHARTSLVIHVYHLFDHDHDHDHDLFTVHSSSSSASWRFLRTFLRKWRKLNTELLSSAKTNEYCRWVILSRSTAEDEAIPRDVPKGHMVVYVGEARKRFVIRVSFLEHPLFRALLDEAQEEYDFNCDSKLCIPCDENSFLGVLRFVRSQQDTKLCLCF